CTGCAGAGTCCGGCCGGCTGGCTGTCCTGAGGCTGCTGCACTCCCTCCACGCACCCATAGACAAGCAGGACTGCTGTGGAGACAAACCAGCACGGATAGCCGAAATATACGGACACCAAGACTGTGTCAGGTTCCTTAAGAAGTACGACAAAACACACTTGTTTCATTCTTGTGATTTTAATAACCGCAAACACTGTATGATTTCTTACATGATGAATGAACGGcattgtctttgtgtgttgcaGAGCTGAGACTGAATGTCAGAATTACCGCAAGACAGCAACCCAGAAAGGGATTTCAATGGATGATACAGATGAGGAGTGGGCAGATGAGGGcaaagaaaatgaggaaaaatgcaTCTCTAAAGGCAACATGTGAACATAGGCTAAAATCACTTTTACATCGCAATAAACGGTGGAACTTCGAAACGTCTAGCATTGCTTAAATCATAGTTGGCAGTGATATGTAGGTGACTTTCAAGCAGCAAACAAACTGTGATATGGACAAAATAAATATTACGAGTTTTTACAGGGAATTTAAGTCATCCTACTCATaaaccaaaataaacaacagaaacagtcaCATCAAGGATTTAAAGAAGCCAttatctgtgattttaatgtgttaaattttgctcttttttttctttaattttcaattCCTCAGTGTGGAGTCCAACTTTATGATGCATTATGAGGCAAACAAACTAATGTGATCTGTACAAAACATATTAAAGCTTTTCCCTAcgaatttaattcattttaccTGCAATAAACCAAAACTAAACGACAAACCGTCGCATCAAGGATTTGAAGAAGCTATGAACTGTGATTTTAGgagtaaaatgctgtttttgttggtcAGTGTTCTCCTCTTCAGTGTCGAGTCGGATTTCATGATGCTTTATGAGGCAAAAAGCGGCTATGTACAAAACAAATATCACAACTTTGTACTGAGAATTTCACTCGCCTAACTtgcaataaaccaaaaaaaaacaaaacaataagtaagtttaaaaactaaaagctattgtctgtgattttatgtgtaaaatgcatttcttcCCTTCAATTGTCACAGTGTCAGGTCTAACATAATGATGCTTTATGATtcagacaactgaatttcccctgatgtggggagaaataaaggattatcttatctgaTCTTACATGCACAAAACAAATATCACAACTTTGTATGGTCAGTTTAACTTATCTTACTTGCAATGAaccacaataaacaacagaaacagtgaCTTTAAAGCATAAATAAAGTTATCTGTGATTTTATAAGTAGAATACATCTTACTGCGAGTGTGATTTACACTTCTTCAGTGTCGAGCTAACTTGATGTTTTATGAGGCCAACAAATGAATGGTGATATGTACAAAACAGATATTACAACTTTGTAAAGTGAATTGAACTTGTCTGACTGGCAGTAAACCAaagtaaacaacagaaacagtcaCTTTAAAGAGCAAATAGCGCTTTTTCCTGTGTGtaaaatgcattgtttttctggtgattttcaCTTCTTCACTTTGAAGTCTAACTTCACGCTGCTGTCGCTGGTGGATGCTGGAGCCTGGAGAGCAGAAAAGGAAAGGAAGTGCCAAATTAATCAGCTGTCATTGTGGTGCTCTACAAACGAGTACATCCGGTCATTAGTGTGCTTACTTTTTTCCTGAAGCGTTTGAGCAGAGCTTCACGGGTCTGTCAAAATTGCATGGAAACACAGTTGGATTAAAGTTGTTGACAACTgttaaattactttaaaatacGCTGAATTCCATAGAATTAAACTGAGAACAGAGACCACATCTAATGACAGCTGTTCAGTAAGTCCTAATTGTTTTtaagttaaccctctgaaccctgaaCAGTTTCTGGGTATGTTATTGCGCCGTTCACCTTTTTACTCGGCTAATTTTTcgctgtaatataaagtcctgcatctgtttggaaacagcacaaccatagctagaaaaagacacaactcagaaatgtcttttgtgcaataTGACACAATTATAATGTCAAACATCATAAAAAACAATATaagaaaattacatttcttagtttaatttttcaaataaaactgaaaaaaaaaacacgtgatAACACTTTTCATCAACACTGGTGGAAAAACTGTGAC
This is a stretch of genomic DNA from Acanthochromis polyacanthus isolate Apoly-LR-REF ecotype Palm Island chromosome 1, KAUST_Apoly_ChrSc, whole genome shotgun sequence. It encodes these proteins:
- the LOC110958927 gene encoding ankyrin repeat domain-containing protein 66 — protein: MTELHQAAAAGNYDQVEEILRQNNCNPNQRDIDWSYKTPLHWAAAKGHTETVRILIEHGARPCLRTEHGWTAAHFAAESGRLAVLRLLHSLHAPIDKQDCCGDKPARIAEIYGHQDCVRFLKKAETECQNYRKTATQKGISMDDTDEEWADEGKENEEKCISKGNM